The Lathyrus oleraceus cultivar Zhongwan6 chromosome 5, CAAS_Psat_ZW6_1.0, whole genome shotgun sequence genome includes the window TAAACTATTATGACAATTGTAAACACTAGCAATCCTTATCAATGTTTTTTTAATCTATGACGAGTTCATATATTTCATATCATCCAAGAAATATGGCACTAATTTGTAACATGGATTGTTGATGAgaatttattttcattttaaagTGAATTTATCGATAATTGAGTTTTACAGATTTCCAACATTACAAAAACTCCTTACAGTTTCTAATTTTCAAACACAAATTAAGGTGCAGCTTTTATTTTTCAGTGATATCAATGATACACCGTAGCTTCTtaaataaaacaacaacaattatcTTGACCACCCGGAAACCAACATTGTCCACCTTTTTGAAATCCCTTTCTAAGGCATTCTGTGCCACAATTTGAATTACAAGTATCTACACAACATGCTGGTGGTGGTCCATTTCTTCCATAAGGGCAATCTAGTGTAGCTTGAGTGTCCAAACTAGTTACAAATCCTGAAACAAAAAAAATGTATAAGTTATTATGCACACAAAGTTGtttctttatatttttcaaattttgcaCCCGATATTATCATTACTTCTTCAAAAGTTGGTGAATCACATAGATCTAACAACTAAAGCTAATCTTTTTCTCTCTCTATGAAAAAAATTTCTAAGGATACAAATAATAAAAATTCTTAAATTTAAATGTAAATTGTTTCATcaaaataaaaatgtattaaaagAGATATAGAAAAAAATCCTCCCTTTACCTGAATTCAAAATCAAAATAATACATAAAACACCAAAAAGATAAGAAGATTGACAGCTTTGAGAAAGTCATTTTGTTGGATTTCACTTTATATTTTCTTGTGTGTTACAAGACTCAAATGATATGCATTATAtagacaaaaaaaattaaatggaaataaaaattattattattttatcttATTAAATTTCATTCAAATTTAATAATCATATTTTGAAGATTTATTATATTATATGACTTTTTAAAGATGCACATGTCAAAAACAATTAAATAGaaatattaataaaatttaaaaattaagaGAAAATTATGTTAATTATTCAAATATAATTAATAAGTAATATTAATGGTAGAAATATATTAATTAGTTAAAATAAGAATTGTCATTGTTTTTAAAACTTCGTGGTTTTACTATGACAATATTTTATTTAAGATCCAAAATTGATACTAGGGTCACCATATGTTTCTGTACCTACAAATATTCATTGAGTGTTTATTGAATATTGATCACTAGTtcaataataaaataaaaatattaattacaatagttattttataaaaaaaattctaaaaaagaAAATAGTAGGTCAATTAGTCATAATTAATGTAATATCTACTAATTACATGTCTAGAATAATAACCAGTGGTATAAATAATTGGTACGGGAAAACATCAATTGAAATATATTGAAGTGGGCCAgaataaaattttcacaaaaatagaATTAGGATAAATATCAATGACCGAACAAAATCTTTAACATAAAAGATAGACACTCCATCATATCCCCGATGCCAAGTCCATAGTTTCGAGTCCGAATCAATTACCTGCTAAATCCAAAATAATACAATAACATGGGATGCGATACTAATTTTAGTAGGTTTCTGATATAAACAATTGAATCTCTGACTACCCTTCTACCCAAGTCAAGGTCTACTTGAAAACTCTATCAGGATATCTCATCCCAATCCCACACGAATGAGTTTTAACTATACACCTCACGATCATCTCATTGGCGTTAGACATCTATTTAAACACTCAAGATTCACATACTGAATTAATATACTTATCCTACCATAGTTCTCCAACTGATATGTAGATAATTTGTTATCCAAGCCGATAGGGATGCTTTAGTGTTACGTAAATCCCGACTCAGGGGTTTATGTATTGTGACCAACTAAAACACTAACAAATAAAACAAAGTGTCAACAACCGTACCAATCTATATATGACGCATATGACTTATGACCAACAAGGGTACTCCTATAAGCATATCATCTAGATTTACTCTCTTCTACTGCCACCCGTATGAACTGAAGCATTTATAAATTTATACGCTCTGTATCGAATCAGAAGTTCAACAAAGTCCTATACTTATAGGCCATTGACCACAAATATAATAGTCAACTATCCGGAGTAGCGTATGGATCACATATCATCCTAAACTATCTCATGAGAACTATATCTCGTGATATCCGTGTATAGAGCCAAAACTATACATCGTGACTAGGATAGTCACATGATCCACATACACTACTGAGATGGACATGTTATCCCATACACCTATATATAACCCTGCAGACCCTAACTGCAACGGTCCCCACATTCGAGTCTAGTTTATGAGATCTTCGACACTCTACTAAATTTTGTGAGATTCCGGAACCACTTTGGATTATATACCTAGTGTATGCAGTTAGACATCTCAATCCCCTAGATGTTTTATAGTCAGTTAATTGAAAGGTCTTCACAAGCCTTTCTAGTTATCAGTAATCAACACGAATATAAGCATATAAAATAACTTTGGATGTTCATGATTTTCCTACCTCAAACATAATTAATCTAGGTTTTCCCTGCAACACTAATAGTATCATGTAACCATAATCATATTGATTATGTTACTATCTTGTGGTACTAACAAATAGGGTAGTCCATCACGTAATACGATATTCACCATCTCTCATCCAACTCTTAGTTTAATCCTATCTCGAACGACTGATTTACACCTAAACGCATAGAAAATACAAcatttataacaaaaaaaaaatgcCACTATTTAAATTAGATTATATTTTTTTCATCAACAATTATTTATTGGGTATGAAAGTTTTGATTAGATAAGTTTTGGATCCTTCTCACTATTTAATATTAAACTATTATGACAATTGTAAACGCTAGCAATCCTTATCAATGTTTTTTTAATCTATGACGAGTTCATATATTTCATatcatccaaaaaatatggcACTGATTTGTAACATAGATTGTTGATGAgaatttattttcattttaaagTGAATTTATCGATAATTGAGGTTTACAGATTTCCAACATTACAAAAACTCCTTACAGCTTCTAATTTTCAAACACAAATTAAGGTGCAACTTTTATTTTTCAGTGATATGAATGATACACCGTAGCTTCTtaaataaaacaacaacaattatcTTGACCACCCGGAAACCAACATTGTCCACCTTTTTGAAATCCCTTTCTAAGGCATTCTGTGCCACAATTTGAATTACAAGTATCCACGCAACATGCTGCTGGTGGTCCATTTCTTCCATAAGGGCAATCTAGTGTAGCTGGAGTGTCCAAACTAGTAATAGATCctgaaacaaaaaaaaaagtataAGTTGTTATGCACACAAAGTTGtttctttatatttttcaaattttgcaCCCGATATTATCATTACTTCATCA containing:
- the LOC127085955 gene encoding uncharacterized protein LOC127085955 isoform X7, with the protein product MTSQSRQSSYLFGVLCIILILNSGSITSLDTPATLDCPYGRNGPPAACCVDTCNSNCGTECLRKGFQKGGQCWFPGGQDNCCCFI